In Solanum lycopersicum chromosome 5, SLM_r2.1, the following are encoded in one genomic region:
- the LOC138348744 gene encoding uncharacterized protein, with the protein MPLWVNFPKLPLNCWGVGSLSRIASAIGVPLFADECTTKQTRISYARMLVEVNVTKAIPQKITVVDPNGKTFMQDVELEWRPQYCDKCQKIGHVCPIIQSTEQEKVEEQRQEPNRRPQEEQQEKEQEIVQKLDQQTPKNDSQTNVDGQLDLSLANFPMLKAIPTRNGFESLMHKKMTSLTIDRGGVPKTC; encoded by the exons ATGCCATTATGGGTGAACTTCCCAAAATTGCCTCTAAACTGCTGGGGTGTGGGATCGTTGAGCAGGATTGCAAGTGCTATAGGAGTCCCCCTATTTGCTGATGAGTGCACCACTAAGCAAACTAGAATATCATATGCTAGAATGCTTGTGGAAGTGAATGTCACAAAAGCTATACCTCAGAAGATAACAGTAGTGGATCCAAATGGGAAGACCTTTATGCAAGATGTGGAGCTGGAATGGAGGCCTCAATACTGTGATAAGTGCCAGAAGATAGGGCATGTGT GTCCAATTATTCAATCAACAGAGCAAGAAAAGGTGGAGGAACAAAGGCAAGAGCCCAATAGAAGACCACAGGAAGAACAACAAGAGAAGGAACAGGAGATAGTGCAGAAGTTAGATCAACAAACACCAAAGAATGATAGCCAGACTAATGTTGATGGACAGCTGGACCTGAGTTTGGCAAATTTTCCAATGTTGAAAGCTATACCAACAAGGAATGGCTTTGAGAGTCTCATGCATAAGAAAATGACTTCACTTACTATTGATAGAGGTGGAGTCCCAAAGACTTGTTGA
- the LOC138348745 gene encoding uncharacterized protein yields MNKRYKQKEIKLLLLQNKVSMAGLIQTRFKEKNMKTVLNGIVPGWKMINNYNSSPNGRIWMVWDDNWYEVRMITSSAQLLHCQVNDRSKNYQFIVTIVYGFNTVEQRKSLWQEMKTISQGVTQPWLIAGDFNAILSTKDRLNGGQVTRNEIQDFGDCVRDMEITELQWKGNYYTWNNKQCGEDRIASRIDRVFGNDEWMDKWGHVITEYGNPNISDHRPMMMTLQKAHQYGKVGFKFFNVWIEHDSFMDKVEEVWRKDYGNSKMKQVWWKLKNLQLVLTQLNNKEFKYVGKQIEMARVEIANVQDQLKEKVTDELVGMEKELLIKLEKWSMIEESALRQKARIKWIQLGDANNKFFNSVIKERTKKKQIRNIMSLKGKMLYD; encoded by the coding sequence ATGAATAAGAGGTATAAGCAGAAGGAGATCAAGCTGTTGTTGCTTCAAAATAAAGTTAGTATGGCAGGATTAATTCAAACAAggtttaaagagaaaaatatgaaaacagtTCTTAATGGTATAGTGCCTGGGTGGAAGATGATTAATAACTATAATTCTAGTCCTAATGGAAGAATCTGGATGGTATGGGATGATAATTGGTATGAGGTTAGGATGATTACAAGTTCAGCTCAATTACTGCATTGTCAAGTTAATGACAGGAGCAAAAATTATCAGTTTATAGTAACTATAGTGTATGGTTTTAATACTGTGGAGCAGAGAAAAAGTTTATGGCAGGAAATGAAAACAATCTCACAAGGTGTCACTCAGCCTTGGCTCATTGCAGGGGATTTTAATGCTATTCTCTCTACTAAGGATAGGTTAAATGGAGGGCAAGTTACTAGGAATGAAATACAAGACTTTGGTGACTGTGTGAGAGATATGGAGATTACTGAACTACAATGGAAAGGGAACTATTATACTTGGAATAATAAACAGTGTGGAGAAGATAGAATTGCAAGTAGAATTGATAGAGTATTTGGGAATGATGAATGGATGGATAAATGGGGACATGTCATTACTGAGTATGGGAATCCAAATATATCTGATCATAGACCTATGATGATGACACTTCAAAAAGCTCACCAGTATGGGAAAGTCggctttaaattttttaatgtatggatTGAACATGACAGCTTCATGGATAAGGTAGAGGAAGTATGGAGAAAAGATTATGGGAATAGCAAAATGAAACAAGTGTGGTGGAAATTGAAGAACCTTCAACTAGTTTTAACTCAGTTGAATAACAAAGAGTTTAAATATGTTGGGAAACAGATTGAGATGGCTAGAGTGGAAATTGCAAATGTCCAAGATCAGCTTAAAGAGAAGGTTACTGATGAGCTGGTTGGGATGGAAAAAGAACTATTAATCAAGCTGGAAAAATGGTCAATGATTGAAGAAAGTGCTTTGAGGCAGAAAGCAAGAATAAAATGGATTCAATTAGGGGATGCCAACAACAAATTCTTCAACTCAGTTATAAAGGAGAGaactaaaaagaaacaaataaggaaTATTATGTCCTTGAAGGGTAAAATGCTATATGATTAG
- the LOC101259935 gene encoding uncharacterized protein, whose product MNAKHIVDQCHPRQRKGVIKYIYDYLRGEKIKPEWRCLIFKNAARPKAGFTLWILMNRKLATVDRLTKWGMTLDRDCVMCKRAEESMEHLFIQCHYAEAIWERLLRWINVHSNMPKSWTEFIQWCVKNGKGKTVRAQVFKGVLAEGVYGLWSERNKRIFEEKSSLIDEVVKRIAYVTIARFPNRLTNVN is encoded by the coding sequence ATGAATGCCAAACACATAGTGGATCAGTGTCATCCAAGACAAAGAAAAGGGGTGATCAAGTACATTTATGACTATCTTAGAGGGGAGAAGATCAAACCTGAATGGAGAtgcttaatttttaaaaatgcagCAAGGCCAAAAGCTGGTTTTACATTATGGATACTGATGAACAGGAAGCTAGCAACAGTGGATAGACTGACCAAATGGGGAATGACACTTGATAGAGACTGTGTAATGTGCAAAAGGGCAGAAGAGAGTATGGAGCATTTGTTCATCCAATGTCACTATGCTGAAGCAATATGGGAGAGGTTACTAAGGTGGATTAATGTTCATAGTAACATGCCTAAGTCTTGGACTGAATTTATTCAATGGTGTGTTAAAAATGGGAAAGGGAAGACTGTTAGAGCTCAAGTTTTCAAAGGGGTACTTGCAGAAGGAGTCTATGGGTTGTGGAGTGAAAGAAACAAGAGAATTTTTGAAGAGAAGAGTAGCTTGATTGATGAAGTTGTTAAGAGGATAGCTTATGTAACTATAGCTAGATTTCCCAATAGACTTACCAATGTCAATTAA